The Salvia miltiorrhiza cultivar Shanhuang (shh) chromosome 1, IMPLAD_Smil_shh, whole genome shotgun sequence genome has a window encoding:
- the LOC131012841 gene encoding protein LEAD-SENSITIVE 1-like gives MGEGRVVHFTGPSSSSFSSSSSSSSSSASIRKVCSSCEMFEHSDRDSGVIVSCLDCFLDSGWLRRYEYGVGKKVYWLRRRGTCNTAESSAAVVVLERAESLLANNGFGKYNVLKTNCEDFATFCKTGQGCDRNGTARGYGQASVVPTA, from the coding sequence ATGGGTGAAGGCAGAGTGGTGCACTTCACTGGCCCGTCGTCTTCGTCGTTTTCGtcttcgtcgtcgtcgtcgtcgtcttcgGCTTCGATTAGAAAAGTCTGCTCATCTTGTGAGATGTTTGAGCATAGTGATCGTGACAGTGGAGTCATCGTATCGTGTCTCGATTGCTTCCTTGACTCGGGATGGCTGCGCCGTTACGAGTATGGCGTTGGCAAGAAGGTGTACTGGCTGAGACGCCGAGGGACTTGCAACACCGCAGAATCCAGtgcggcggtggtggtgctgGAGAGGGCTGAGTCCCTGCTTGCAAATAATGGATTCGGGAAGTATAATGTGTTGAAAACTAACTGTGAAGATTTTGCAACCTTCTGCAAAACTGGGCAAGGCTGCGACCGTAATGGGACGGCGCGTGGCTATGGTCAAGCCTCCGTCGTCCCTACGGCTTGA
- the LOC131012852 gene encoding protein LEAD-SENSITIVE 1-like, which produces MISFITIKILSSVCVCVSEGERERSELKAGDHIYTRRIIYSHHGIYVGDGKVVHYVGLKRLPSSSSSSSSSSAWLSSSSSSATPPCSVCEALDQREHKNGVLISCLDCFLKGGWLYRYEYGMSKWGYPKGTYNAAESAPAEVVTARAAQLLQDGFGEYSLMSNNCEDFATFCKIGRHSGIYGQGSAADAPLHALSHVP; this is translated from the exons ATGATATCATTCATCACCATCAAAATACTctcaagtgtgtgtgtgtgtgtgagtgagggagagagagagagaagcgagTTGAAAGCAGGCGATCATATATACACACGAAGAATAATTTACTCACACCATG GCATCTACGTCGGCGACGGCAAAGTGGTGCACTACGTCGGCTTGAAACGACTGCCgtcatcgtcatcatcatcatcatcgtcctcAGCGTGGctctcgagctcgagctcgagcgcGACGCCGCCGTGCTCCGTCTGCGAGGCATTGGATCAAAGAGAGCATAAAAATGGAGTGCTAATTTCATGTTTGGATTGCTTCCTTAAAGGAGGATGGCTGTACCGATACGAGTACGGCATGAGCAAGTGGGGCTACCCTAAGGGCACGTACAACGCCGCGGAATCCGCGCCGGCGGAGGTCGTGACGGCGAGGGCGGCGCAGCTGCTTCAAGATGGATTCGGGGAGTATAGCTTGATGAGTAATAATTGTGAAGATTTTGCAACCTTTTGTAAAATTGGTCGACACTCTGGAATCTATGGTCAAGGCTCCGCCGCCGACGCTCCCTTACATGCTCTAAGCCATGTACCGTAG